CATACAAATCGaccaaatataattatgcaaCTCCTTCACAGATTAGTCTAGTTTATAACAAATCTAAGTAACATCagatttcttatttttatttaattgatttagtttccagtaaagaaaaaaaatcagaaagaGAGGAATTAGAGTGAAATGAAAACGTGGAAGAAACTGGTCAATCAAATTGTGAAACCAAAAACGGCGCCGTTCCCCAATTCTCCGAAACGCTGCCGTTTGAATAAGAAATTGTGAATCAAATTGTGAAACCGAAAACGACGCCGTTCGCCAACTCCGAAACGCTGCGTTTTGAGCACAGCAGCCCCTGCTGTGATTTctccacagcaggggatccgtTCCCGATTTAATATCATGAATCAAGCGTATTACTGAATTAATCATAAGATAGTAGTATATTCTTGCAAATTGAGCATGCCTTAATTGTATTATAACAAATCATCCCATCAGTTACATTTTCCACTTCATAAGTAAATGAGGTTTCCGGTTACTGAAGGCTAAATTGGTCTGATTATGTGAGATTGAATTGAGCTAAGAGTACCCAAAACTAATTGTTATGGGAGAAAAAAGACTTTAAAATCATTAGTAATTTGCAACGTTTCAAGATTATGAAGCGGATAGATCCACTCGATTCAACAATATTCATGAATCATAGGCTCAATCTTATCCAATCTACTAAACTAagacacacaaaaaaaattaaaagatgatCATTCCGCTGTTTAAAAACAACTGAAATCATAATTCGCATTGCCAAATTGAACGCACCCGAACAttgctacacaacaatataaTTACAGCATTAAACAGTGAATGCAAAATAACTATACGTGATGTTGAATCGATTTGATAAATGGAAAGCAGAAATCCTCACATTTTGAGGAGCTCAGTTTGCTTAACAAAGATGGAATGGAAGCCTTGAGGAACCCTACGAGGAAGCTTAACAGCTGCAACAATGTCGAGCGTCGCCGATTTCGCATCCATCACCACAAAATGCGATTCCTCCGTCTTCTCATTACTCACGTACGCCACCAGGTATCCAtcgtcctcctcctccgccccCTCCCTCGCCACGAAAATCGGCTCGCTTCCGTAGCAGCCTGGTCCGTACATCCGCCTCGCCACCACGCAATCGCCGCCCTCCGCCGTCGATCGCGACAAATCTATCTTCACGACTCCCAGCATCTTCGGAATGCTCTCCACAACCGCCGCATACACGTATCTATTCTTCTTCCCGGCGTATTTCGGATTGATAACTCCGAAATCGAGGTGTAGATCTGAAAGCGGGTATCGCTTTACATCCTTTGTTGCGAGATCAATCACGATCTTCTCCATTGATAGATCTACAAGCTCGATCTGCTCCACTACGTGCTCAATTGAAAGCATGTTAGAGGCGATTATCACGATCTCGCCGCCGCCGTCTTCCTCCTCCCATGAATTGGCCGTGTGGAGCAGATTCAGCCCCGGCGCATCGATCCAATGCATCTCACTCTCATCTGCGGCGTATCTCGGAATCACACCGAGCTTCGGAATTTTCTCGAGATCTACTCTCATCGTCGATTTGCCTCTCAAAATCTCAATTGGCTTGATCGCGATCTGAGTATCAGGAAACACGGCAAATCGTTTCGTCACAGCGAAATCGTGAACGAACGAGCAATTTTTCATGGAGTAAATCGGGACGGATTTATGCTTTTTTCCGTCGGAATCGATTCGGAAAAGCTTCAGAAACGGAGGAATCGGGAAATAACGGAAGGAGAACGTCTCGCCGGTTTCTGGATCGAATTTCGGGTGCGCCGTCATGATCTGGAAACTCTCCGGGCTGTCGAAGTCGCGGCGACCAACGGTGGCGACGTCTCCGTTCTCCGTCACCGTGATCTGGTACGGAATGTCGGTTTCGACGAGTGCGAAGAGTTCGCCGGCGATCAACGCTAAGCTCGTGTTGGCGGTGCCGACGCCGTTGGCGAAGGGGTTGAACTGGCCGGTAAGAATCCGAGCGGCGGTCAGCAGCAATGAGGCGGTGATTTTGCTGGTGAAGGCTCCGAACATGTTGGGGTAAATGGGGTAGCCAAGATCGCGCTCGGCGATGTACTTGTTGGTCTTGACGAAGCGGCTGCAGAAGGTCGCTTCGCCACTGGAGATTTTGACGGTGTGGATCATGCCATCGCCGTCAACGAGATGGTATGGGCCGTGGGGGGTGAACTGCGGGTTTGGGCCGTTTTGGAGGTAGGCGCCGTCGAGGCACGGCGGGAGGGAGCCCTCTACCACCTACAGGGCGGAAGcagaaatttgttttgttaggGACTAAAATTCAAttcgaaaatttttaaaaattaccaTATGTTTTATTACGATGATAGGGGCTTTTGCATAACGAATAACACagaataatgaaaatttgatgatattatataaataaagaaaagaaattccTCCACTACCTGGCATGGGGTTGGGGGGAGCTCCTCGGTCGGGGAGAAGCTGCCGGAGAGGACGTGTTCGGGGTCTAGGTAGGGAGGGAGGTGGGAGTTATTGAAGGTGGAGATGAGATTGTCTAATGGCTTGAAGATTATTTCATGGAGTGGTTTTTTTACTCTTTGTGGGGATTGGACTTCCTCACCGCCGACGTCGGAAGCAGCGGCTCTAGGTGGTTTGGCTGCGGTTAGGTTTGGTTTAGTAGTTTTTGTGGCTCGGAATGAGGAGTGGAGGGTTGAAGGAGGGAAGCTTGCATTGAGAGAAAGAGcaaaactttccattttgaaGTGTTGGTGTGGTGTTGATGAAATTAGCAAATCATATTTGAAGGTGATTTGCAGTTCAActgattaaattatttaacttcATCATGTTCATTgttcaataatcaatattaaaaaattgaaataaataaaagaaccATGTGTTTAGTTTGTCTTATTTGTTATATcaagtaataatttaaaaacgaGATCCTCATCAATGTGGCATATTAAGCCGGTCccaaaatgatttattttgttattttattgggTTTAAGTTTAGTTAAACAGCCTGAATcaagttttaattattaaatatagtcAACTTTGGCCTTATTCCTGTGAGGATTTATAATTACTAGTTATATTAATACATTTAGACAGACTGGTATGATGGATCTGTAATCTGTTCAAAGTCAGGgtacatttatttatgaaaatgcAAGTTTAACGtgcaattatattatatatacctAAGACTTGATCAATTATTTGTCTAATTGTTAACATGTCAATACGaacttatatattgtgttTAATAAGGTTGACCATCACGAGTGCGTATTTTATGGTGTATGATTGTGGAGTGAAGAAAACGTGATTTCTTGAAAATAACTAagaacattatatatatatatataaataaatattgttgaatcaattaaaaataaataaaagtttaagTACCCATTTAAGCTCGTGGTCCAGAATGTAAAATTTATCTGGAGAGAGCATTTGgattttgaagtttgaacCCACAAATTGTtgggaaaaaatgaaaaaaaatgcaaaagaaCGGGTGCAAAAGGGGATTGGAGCCtgcataaaaataagtaaaacaCCACAAACATATAGCTGAGTTATTGAAGCCGTGCAAATAGACGAATAATGATAAAGATCGCTTATTTGTACTCCAActgtttatgttttagttaTAGTCAGATTTTCTTATTAATCTGTCTTAGATAAGGAGTTTTCccccattagattagaagcgTTTCTTTATTCTTCACTAGGGCCTCGTTGGAGGATTTCTTTTTAGTTCTATTCTAATCAATTCATTTACTTTACAATGCTCACAAG
The genomic region above belongs to Salvia hispanica cultivar TCC Black 2014 chromosome 3, UniMelb_Shisp_WGS_1.0, whole genome shotgun sequence and contains:
- the LOC125216329 gene encoding probable carotenoid cleavage dioxygenase 4, chloroplastic; the encoded protein is MIHTVKISSGEATFCSRFVKTNKYIAERDLGYPIYPNMFGAFTSKITASLLLTAARILTGQFNPFANGVGTANTSLALIAGELFALVETDIPYQITVTENGDVATVGRRDFDSPESFQIMTAHPKFDPETGETFSFRYFPIPPFLKLFRIDSDGKKHKSVPIYSMKNCSFVHDFAVTKRFAVFPDTQIAIKPIEILRGKSTMRVDLEKIPKLGVIPRYAADESEMHWIDAPGLNLLHTANSWEEEDGGGEIVIIASNMLSIEHVVEQIELVDLSMEKIVIDLATKDVKRYPLSDLHLDFGVINPKYAGKKNRYVYAAVVESIPKMLGVVKIDLSRSTAEGGDCVVARRMYGPGCYGSEPIFVAREGAEEEDDGYLVAYVSNEKTEESHFVVMDAKSATLDIVAAVKLPRRVPQGFHSIFVKQTELLKM